A window of uncultured Draconibacterium sp. contains these coding sequences:
- the nifH gene encoding nitrogenase iron protein, which yields MRKIAIYGKGGIGKSTTTQNTVAGLVEAGKKIKVVGCDPKADSTRLLLGGLAQKTVLDTLREEGEDIDLDDIVKEGYGGVRCVESGGPEPGVGCAGRGIITSINLLEQLGAWDEKYEIDYTFYDVLGDVVCGGFAMPIREGKAEEIYIVVSGEMMAMYAANNICKGIKKYAQAGAVRLGGLICNSRKVDNEREMIEELARQLGTKLIHFVPRDNMVQQAEIHRKTVIEFKPEHVQADEYRALAKAIDENDMFVIPEPLEMDDLEKLLIDFGIAS from the coding sequence ATGAGAAAGATTGCAATTTACGGGAAAGGTGGAATTGGTAAATCAACCACAACCCAAAATACAGTAGCCGGATTAGTTGAAGCAGGTAAAAAAATTAAAGTTGTGGGTTGCGACCCAAAAGCTGACTCAACCCGATTGTTGTTGGGTGGTTTGGCTCAGAAAACAGTTTTAGATACACTGCGTGAAGAAGGTGAGGACATCGATTTGGACGATATCGTAAAAGAAGGTTACGGTGGTGTTCGTTGTGTTGAATCAGGTGGTCCTGAACCAGGAGTAGGTTGTGCCGGTCGTGGTATTATTACTTCTATTAACCTGTTGGAGCAGTTGGGTGCCTGGGACGAAAAATATGAAATTGACTATACTTTCTACGATGTACTTGGTGACGTTGTTTGTGGTGGTTTCGCTATGCCAATCCGCGAAGGAAAAGCAGAAGAGATTTACATTGTAGTATCGGGTGAAATGATGGCGATGTACGCTGCCAACAACATTTGTAAGGGTATTAAAAAATACGCCCAGGCAGGTGCAGTACGTTTAGGTGGTTTAATTTGTAACTCACGTAAAGTAGATAACGAACGCGAAATGATCGAAGAGTTAGCTCGTCAGTTGGGAACCAAATTAATTCACTTTGTACCTCGCGACAACATGGTTCAGCAAGCCGAAATTCACCGTAAAACAGTTATCGAATTCAAACCAGAACATGTACAGGCCGATGAGTACAGAGCTTTAGCAAAAGCGATTGACGAAAACGACATGTTCGTTATTCCTGAACCATTGGAAATGGATGATTTAGAGAAATTGTTAATTGATTTCGGTATTGCCAGCTAA
- a CDS encoding MarR family transcriptional regulator — MDTKKPLTHLLGQTSKLIKLKLKESFMEHNLDLTVEQYIFLRLIANRDNLIQQELANHFQKDKSLILRQIETLLDKKLVARKTDEIDKRKKNLILTEKGKETVATLSSISKKVSNDLLTGITESEQKVFISVIEKIQQNTGHSDLFEEADTNSNQKTTFK, encoded by the coding sequence ATGGATACAAAAAAGCCACTTACTCATTTGCTGGGACAAACTTCGAAGCTGATAAAGCTAAAACTAAAGGAAAGTTTTATGGAGCACAACCTGGATTTAACAGTGGAACAATACATTTTTTTACGACTGATTGCAAATCGTGATAATTTGATTCAACAAGAGTTGGCCAATCATTTCCAGAAAGACAAATCGCTTATTTTGCGCCAAATTGAGACTTTACTGGATAAAAAACTGGTAGCCAGAAAAACGGATGAAATTGATAAACGGAAGAAAAATCTCATTCTTACAGAAAAAGGAAAAGAAACGGTTGCCACCCTTAGTTCGATTTCAAAAAAGGTTTCCAACGATTTGCTGACCGGAATCACAGAAAGCGAACAGAAAGTATTTATATCCGTAATTGAGAAAATACAGCAGAACACAGGGCACAGCGACCTGTTTGAGGAGGCCGATACAAACAGCAACCAAAAAACAACATTTAAATAG
- the nifK gene encoding nitrogenase molybdenum-iron protein subunit beta: MLLRHTTKEIKERKALTVNPAKTCQPVGAMYAALGVHGCLPHSHGSQGCCSYHRSALTRHYKEPVMAATSSFTEGSSVFGGQANLLQAIDNIFTIYEPEIIAVHSTCLSETIGDDLGQIVAKAKDDGKIPEGKHVVQAATPSYVGSHVTGYANMLEAFVKYFAFNTNEKIRQVNMLSGWVEPSDMRELKRIAGLMNLRTVLLPDTSDVLDTPMTGKYTMYPKGGTTVEEITSMGDSIATVAMGDFATRKAAIMLDNKCKVPFKMTDIPIGLKATDRFIQALALAGKVSVPEVISEERGRLVDVITDMHQYFYGKRVALYGDPDNLLPLIEFLVDIDMKPVYVVSGTPGKAFSKKALEILAEKVPEAKVQNGPQSDMYLLHQWIKQEPVDLILGNTYGKYISRDEGIPFVRTGFPIVDRIGHSYFPTVGYTGGIRILERILGALMDKIDATAPEESFELVM, encoded by the coding sequence ATGTTATTACGACATACAACAAAAGAAATAAAAGAGAGAAAAGCACTAACGGTAAACCCGGCTAAAACGTGCCAGCCGGTTGGAGCAATGTATGCTGCACTCGGAGTTCACGGATGTTTGCCACACAGCCACGGTTCGCAAGGGTGTTGTTCGTATCACCGAAGTGCCTTAACCAGGCATTACAAAGAGCCGGTAATGGCAGCAACCAGTTCATTTACCGAGGGATCATCGGTATTTGGAGGACAGGCCAACTTACTGCAGGCTATTGATAATATTTTTACCATTTACGAACCCGAAATTATCGCGGTTCACTCAACTTGTCTTTCTGAAACAATTGGTGACGACCTTGGTCAGATTGTTGCAAAAGCAAAAGACGATGGTAAAATACCGGAAGGAAAACACGTTGTTCAGGCAGCTACTCCAAGTTATGTGGGATCGCACGTAACCGGTTATGCAAACATGCTTGAGGCATTTGTGAAGTACTTCGCTTTTAATACCAACGAAAAAATCCGCCAGGTAAACATGCTTTCCGGTTGGGTTGAACCATCGGATATGCGTGAGCTGAAACGAATTGCCGGATTAATGAACCTGAGAACTGTTCTTTTACCCGATACTTCTGATGTGTTGGATACACCAATGACCGGAAAATACACCATGTATCCGAAAGGTGGAACAACTGTTGAAGAAATTACAAGCATGGGCGACAGTATAGCAACCGTTGCCATGGGTGATTTTGCTACCCGAAAAGCAGCAATTATGCTCGATAACAAATGCAAGGTTCCATTTAAAATGACCGACATTCCGATCGGACTAAAAGCAACCGACCGTTTTATACAGGCACTTGCACTGGCAGGTAAAGTATCGGTTCCGGAAGTAATTAGCGAAGAACGTGGTCGTTTGGTTGATGTGATTACCGATATGCACCAGTATTTCTACGGAAAACGTGTTGCTTTATATGGCGATCCCGACAACCTGCTTCCTTTAATCGAATTCCTTGTTGACATTGATATGAAACCGGTGTATGTTGTTTCAGGAACTCCTGGAAAAGCATTCAGCAAAAAAGCGCTTGAAATTTTAGCTGAAAAAGTACCGGAAGCAAAAGTACAAAACGGTCCACAGTCCGACATGTACCTGCTTCATCAGTGGATTAAACAAGAACCTGTTGATTTGATTTTGGGTAACACTTACGGTAAATACATTTCAAGAGACGAGGGTATTCCTTTTGTAAGAACAGGTTTCCCAATTGTTGACCGAATCGGACACAGTTATTTCCCTACCGTGGGTTACACCGGTGGTATCCGAATCCTTGAAAGAATACTTGGCGCATTAATGGATAAAATTGATGCCACTGCTCCTGAAGAATCATTCGAACTTGTGATGTAG
- a CDS encoding P-II family nitrogen regulator, whose product MLMIRAIIRPEKSSKVLKALFEAGYIAVTKIPVVGRGKQRGIKIGDVTYDELPKEMLIMVVKDEDKDFAVNTIMEAARTEPKGAFGDGKIFVSPVEEAYTISRGSKEL is encoded by the coding sequence ATGTTAATGATAAGAGCGATCATACGTCCAGAGAAGTCAAGTAAAGTTTTAAAAGCATTGTTTGAAGCCGGTTACATTGCAGTAACAAAAATTCCGGTGGTTGGACGAGGAAAACAACGAGGTATTAAAATTGGCGACGTTACTTACGATGAGCTGCCAAAAGAAATGTTGATAATGGTTGTTAAAGACGAGGATAAAGATTTTGCAGTAAATACCATTATGGAGGCTGCACGTACCGAACCTAAAGGAGCATTTGGAGACGGAAAAATCTTTGTCTCTCCGGTTGAAGAGGCCTATACAATCAGTCGAGGTTCAAAAGAATTATAA
- a CDS encoding NifB/NifX family molybdenum-iron cluster-binding protein: MRIAVTTTSGVKVDQHFGKASSFSIYDINANEVKLIETRMVSSYCQSNAGGASEPDHKFSDDRLSVVYNRIKDCEKVYTLQIGEKPEEALKAKGIIVQPCSCNIEQIPGCSGKCK; this comes from the coding sequence ATGAGAATAGCAGTAACAACAACAAGCGGTGTAAAGGTTGACCAGCATTTTGGAAAAGCAAGCAGTTTCTCCATTTACGATATAAATGCCAACGAAGTAAAACTTATCGAAACCAGAATGGTGAGTTCTTATTGCCAATCAAATGCCGGAGGAGCATCGGAACCGGATCACAAGTTCTCCGACGATCGACTGTCGGTGGTTTACAACCGGATAAAAGATTGCGAAAAAGTGTACACCCTTCAAATAGGCGAAAAACCGGAAGAGGCTTTAAAAGCCAAAGGAATAATTGTTCAGCCCTGTTCATGCAATATCGAACAAATTCCGGGGTGTTCAGGGAAATGTAAGTAA
- a CDS encoding radical SAM protein: MIDIKTHPCFNKDAKGKYARVHLPVAPQCNIHCNYCKRDYDCVNESRPGVTSEVLTPEQALAYTIRLREKMPHLSVVGIAGPGDPFANPIQTMKTLHLIRNEFPDMVLCLSSNGLNVLPYVDELKELEVSHVTITINGTDTETLSKLYKWVRFEKRGYFGEQAASILLKNQLEAIRALKRAGITVKANTIVVPGINDNAVVDLAAEMKELGVDIMNTIPLYPVEGTPFEDFEEPSPAMMKKLRKGIKEHLPPMTHCSRCRADAVGLLGKDDPEAKQILSEVSKLSVNVDTTRPYVAVTSHEGLLVNQHLGEAAQVYIFRETPNGYRMVEQRPTPKPGAGKDRWEKLAESLNDCRAMLVGGIGPSPSSVIGRAGIKIVEMTGLIDEGLDAVYKGKELRTLKKSDVFACGSDCSGKGTGCG; encoded by the coding sequence ATGATAGATATAAAAACACATCCCTGTTTCAATAAAGACGCAAAAGGTAAATATGCAAGGGTTCACCTTCCCGTTGCTCCTCAATGTAATATTCATTGTAATTATTGTAAACGCGATTACGATTGTGTAAACGAAAGTCGCCCGGGTGTAACCAGCGAGGTTTTAACACCTGAGCAGGCACTTGCATACACAATCAGGTTACGCGAGAAAATGCCGCATTTATCGGTAGTTGGAATTGCAGGTCCGGGCGATCCGTTTGCCAATCCAATTCAAACCATGAAAACGCTGCATTTAATTCGTAACGAATTTCCTGACATGGTGCTTTGTCTTTCTTCAAACGGTTTAAATGTATTGCCTTACGTCGATGAGCTAAAAGAGCTGGAAGTTAGCCACGTAACCATCACAATAAATGGGACCGATACGGAAACCTTGTCGAAATTATACAAATGGGTACGTTTCGAAAAGCGTGGATATTTTGGTGAACAAGCTGCCTCTATTTTATTGAAAAACCAGTTGGAGGCCATTCGTGCACTCAAACGAGCCGGTATAACAGTAAAAGCAAATACAATTGTAGTTCCCGGAATTAACGACAACGCGGTGGTTGATTTGGCAGCTGAAATGAAAGAACTTGGTGTCGATATTATGAATACCATTCCGCTTTATCCGGTTGAAGGAACTCCTTTCGAAGATTTCGAAGAGCCTTCTCCAGCAATGATGAAAAAATTGCGCAAGGGGATTAAAGAACATTTACCTCCAATGACGCACTGTTCTCGTTGTCGCGCCGACGCGGTTGGCCTACTGGGTAAAGACGATCCGGAAGCCAAACAAATACTTTCTGAAGTTTCAAAACTTTCGGTTAACGTGGATACCACAAGGCCATACGTTGCCGTAACCAGCCACGAAGGATTATTGGTAAACCAACACCTTGGAGAAGCAGCACAGGTTTATATTTTCCGCGAAACACCAAACGGATACCGAATGGTGGAACAACGCCCGACTCCAAAACCGGGTGCAGGAAAAGATCGTTGGGAGAAACTGGCCGAGTCGCTGAACGATTGTCGTGCCATGTTAGTGGGTGGAATTGGCCCTTCTCCATCGTCGGTTATTGGTAGGGCAGGAATTAAAATTGTTGAAATGACCGGATTAATTGATGAAGGTTTGGACGCTGTTTACAAAGGCAAAGAATTGAGAACACTTAAAAAATCAGATGTTTTTGCCTGCGGATCGGATTGTTCGGGTAAAGGAACCGGTTGTGGTTAA
- a CDS encoding (2Fe-2S) ferredoxin domain-containing protein, which yields MKKPDYHILVCNSYRVAGDAKGYCNKNGAADLIQYIMEECNDRGLDAAVSSTACLNVCSQGPVMVVHPNNFWYGGIDEEKIDEILDALEEGEAVEEYLISD from the coding sequence ATGAAAAAACCAGATTATCACATTTTAGTTTGCAACTCGTATCGGGTTGCAGGAGATGCAAAAGGCTATTGTAACAAAAACGGTGCTGCCGATTTAATTCAATATATAATGGAAGAATGTAACGACCGTGGTCTTGACGCCGCGGTCTCTTCCACCGCTTGTTTAAATGTATGCTCGCAAGGGCCGGTAATGGTCGTTCATCCAAATAATTTTTGGTATGGAGGAATTGATGAGGAAAAAATAGACGAAATTTTAGATGCACTAGAAGAGGGGGAGGCTGTTGAAGAATATCTCATCAGTGATTAA
- a CDS encoding P-II family nitrogen regulator, translating to MKIIMAIIKIDKMNETKRALTEAGITSMTATGKVFGRGKGLWDAKVMEGAKMDMPEALTHLGKEPRLRPQRVLNIAVSDHNVQLTIDTIIEVNQTPAPGDGKIFVLPLDDAFQVRTGDAGTTIL from the coding sequence ATGAAGATAATAATGGCCATAATCAAAATTGATAAGATGAATGAAACCAAACGTGCTTTAACCGAAGCCGGCATCACATCGATGACTGCAACCGGAAAAGTGTTTGGCAGAGGTAAAGGTTTATGGGATGCCAAAGTAATGGAAGGAGCCAAAATGGATATGCCCGAAGCACTTACTCATCTGGGAAAAGAACCCAGACTTAGACCCCAGCGTGTACTAAATATCGCTGTTTCTGACCACAACGTTCAATTAACAATTGATACGATTATTGAAGTAAACCAGACGCCTGCACCAGGAGACGGAAAAATCTTTGTCCTACCGTTGGATGATGCATTTCAGGTTCGAACTGGTGATGCGGGCACGACAATTCTTTAA
- the nifE gene encoding nitrogenase iron-molybdenum cofactor biosynthesis protein NifE encodes MTQFLKERENQILTKGADSAEIACGKKSLAGSVSQRACVFCGSRVVLYPIADALHVIHGPVGCASYTWDIRGSLSSGPQLHRLSFTTDLKERDVVFGGEKKLYHSLIELIDKHQPKAAFVFSTCIIGVIGDDVEAVCRQVTREKGIDVIPVMSEGFNGTKKDGYKIANEALARLVGTNNDFKPAKYSINILGDFNLAGELWILAEYYKKLGVEIIACMTGDGRVDEIRRAHHASLNVVQCSGSIMHLAKDMKEKYEIPFMKVSYFGIEDMSEALYEVAKFFDDEEMMKKARELVTNEISKLLPALQPYRQKLEGKKAAIYVGGAFKAISLVKALRLLGMKTVVVGSQTGNAEDYKLLKELCDEGTIIVDDSNPNELSEFVKLTGAHLFIGGVKERPIAHKLGLGFCDHNHERKEALAGYVGMMNFAKEVFASVTSPVWKFTKAPPSLPKGRSKKRKDI; translated from the coding sequence ATGACTCAATTTCTAAAAGAACGCGAAAACCAAATCCTCACCAAGGGCGCAGATTCTGCTGAAATAGCTTGTGGGAAAAAGAGTCTTGCCGGTTCAGTATCGCAACGAGCCTGTGTTTTTTGCGGCTCGCGTGTGGTACTTTATCCCATTGCCGACGCCTTGCATGTAATTCATGGCCCGGTTGGTTGCGCATCGTACACCTGGGATATTCGGGGTTCTCTTTCTTCAGGCCCGCAATTACACCGTTTGAGTTTCACCACCGACTTAAAAGAAAGAGATGTGGTTTTTGGTGGTGAGAAAAAATTATATCATTCGCTAATCGAATTAATCGATAAACACCAACCCAAGGCAGCTTTTGTTTTCTCAACCTGCATTATTGGTGTAATTGGCGACGATGTGGAAGCAGTTTGCCGCCAGGTAACCCGCGAAAAAGGCATCGATGTTATTCCCGTTATGTCGGAAGGATTTAACGGAACAAAAAAAGACGGTTATAAAATCGCGAATGAAGCACTTGCCAGACTGGTAGGAACAAACAACGATTTTAAACCTGCTAAATATTCAATTAATATTCTTGGCGATTTTAACCTTGCAGGCGAGCTTTGGATTTTAGCTGAATATTATAAGAAATTAGGCGTCGAAATTATTGCGTGCATGACCGGTGATGGTCGTGTTGACGAAATTCGCCGCGCTCATCATGCTTCTCTCAATGTGGTTCAGTGCTCGGGTTCTATTATGCACCTGGCAAAAGATATGAAGGAAAAATATGAGATTCCGTTTATGAAAGTTTCGTATTTCGGAATTGAAGACATGTCGGAAGCACTTTACGAAGTAGCTAAGTTTTTTGATGATGAGGAGATGATGAAAAAAGCCCGTGAGTTGGTTACCAACGAGATTTCAAAATTATTACCGGCGCTGCAACCTTATCGCCAAAAACTGGAAGGCAAAAAAGCAGCCATTTATGTTGGGGGCGCTTTTAAAGCCATTTCTCTGGTAAAAGCACTTCGTTTACTCGGAATGAAAACAGTTGTTGTTGGCTCGCAAACCGGAAACGCTGAAGATTACAAACTGCTAAAAGAATTATGCGATGAGGGAACAATCATCGTTGACGATTCGAATCCCAACGAACTTTCTGAATTTGTAAAGCTTACCGGAGCTCACCTTTTTATTGGAGGAGTAAAAGAGCGTCCCATTGCCCATAAACTCGGTCTCGGGTTTTGCGATCACAACCACGAGCGCAAGGAAGCACTCGCGGGATATGTTGGTATGATGAACTTTGCCAAAGAGGTATTTGCATCGGTAACCAGTCCGGTTTGGAAATTCACCAAAGCCCCTCCCAGCCTCCCCAAGGGGAGGAGCAAGAAGAGAAAAGACATTTAG
- the nifD gene encoding nitrogenase molybdenum-iron protein alpha chain encodes MPDKKDYTNGLPDPSELKAELLKKYPRKVAKKRANSMVINSPEEKKEILANVRTVPGIITQRGCTYAGCKGVVLGPTRDIINLVHGPIGCSFYAWLTRRNQTRALDGDPNFITYAFSTDMQDENIVFGGEKKLKEAIREAFENFHPTSIGIFSTCPVGLIGDDVHSVARDMKAELGINIFGFSCEGYRGVSQSAGHHIANNGIFKHVVGNDDRERTGKYQVNLLGEYNIGGDAFEIEALFEEIGVTLISTYSGNSTVESFAYSHTADLNMVMCHRSINYIAEMMEEKYGIPWFKVNFIGAESTAKSLRKMAEYFGDAEMIAKVEEVIAREMLKVKAVAEAVKPKVEGKLAMMFVGGSRAHHYQDLFSELGVKTVSAGYEFAHRDDYEGREVIPSIKIDADTRNIEDLIVTKDDTRFRDDLVEKKAKLEEGGYEFKDYKGMMPDMQKNALVIDDVNHWETEKLIEFYKPDIFCAGIKEKYVVQKYGVPLKQLHSYDYGGPYAAFGGAINFYNEMERMLATNVWKLVDAPWKHEPEIVGCVTVDA; translated from the coding sequence ATGCCAGATAAGAAAGATTATACAAACGGACTTCCGGATCCATCGGAATTGAAAGCGGAGTTACTAAAAAAGTACCCAAGGAAGGTGGCCAAGAAAAGAGCCAACTCCATGGTTATTAATTCTCCGGAAGAGAAAAAGGAGATTCTTGCCAACGTAAGAACCGTTCCCGGAATTATAACTCAAAGGGGATGTACTTACGCAGGATGTAAAGGAGTGGTTCTTGGACCAACCCGCGATATTATCAACCTGGTACACGGACCAATCGGATGCAGCTTTTATGCCTGGTTAACCCGTCGTAACCAAACCCGAGCCCTCGACGGCGATCCAAACTTTATCACCTATGCATTTTCTACCGATATGCAGGACGAAAACATCGTTTTTGGTGGAGAGAAAAAACTGAAAGAAGCCATTCGCGAAGCTTTCGAAAACTTTCATCCTACATCAATCGGTATTTTCTCAACCTGTCCGGTTGGATTGATCGGGGATGATGTTCACTCTGTTGCCCGCGATATGAAAGCTGAACTTGGAATTAACATCTTTGGTTTTAGCTGCGAAGGATACCGCGGTGTATCACAGTCAGCCGGTCACCACATTGCCAACAACGGTATTTTTAAACACGTAGTTGGTAACGATGATCGCGAACGTACCGGTAAATACCAGGTGAATTTATTGGGTGAGTACAACATCGGTGGTGATGCTTTCGAAATTGAGGCACTTTTCGAAGAAATTGGTGTAACACTTATTTCGACTTATAGTGGTAACTCAACCGTTGAAAGTTTTGCCTACTCACACACTGCCGACTTAAACATGGTAATGTGTCACCGTTCCATCAACTACATTGCCGAAATGATGGAAGAGAAATACGGCATTCCATGGTTTAAAGTAAACTTTATCGGAGCTGAATCAACTGCTAAATCATTACGCAAAATGGCCGAATACTTTGGCGATGCCGAAATGATTGCAAAAGTGGAAGAAGTTATAGCCCGCGAAATGCTGAAGGTTAAAGCTGTGGCCGAAGCCGTTAAACCAAAAGTGGAAGGCAAACTTGCAATGATGTTTGTGGGAGGTTCCCGTGCTCACCATTACCAGGATTTATTTAGCGAATTAGGCGTTAAAACAGTTTCTGCAGGTTACGAATTTGCTCACCGCGATGACTACGAAGGTCGCGAAGTAATTCCAAGCATTAAAATTGATGCAGATACCCGTAACATCGAAGATCTTATTGTAACCAAAGACGATACCCGTTTCCGCGACGACCTGGTTGAGAAAAAAGCCAAATTGGAAGAAGGTGGTTATGAGTTTAAAGACTACAAAGGTATGATGCCTGACATGCAGAAAAATGCACTGGTTATCGACGATGTAAACCACTGGGAAACTGAAAAGCTGATAGAGTTTTACAAACCTGATATTTTCTGCGCCGGTATTAAAGAAAAGTACGTGGTTCAAAAATACGGAGTTCCGTTAAAACAATTGCACTCTTACGACTACGGCGGTCCTTATGCTGCCTTTGGCGGTGCCATCAATTTCTACAATGAGATGGAACGTATGTTAGCTACCAATGTTTGGAAACTGGTTGATGCTCCATGGAAACACGAGCCAGAGATAGTTGGATGTGTAACCGTTGACGCTTAA
- a CDS encoding nitrogenase component 1, whose amino-acid sequence MKNTNGNTVLNSLSFGEGQGEAVLSSPPSEGLGEASNSSPSGRPGGAYKATQNACKLCSPLGASVAYKGFEGCVPLIHGSQGCATYIRRYLISHYKEPIDIASSNFTQDSTIFGGDENFKAAVLNIINSYKPQIVGIASTCLSETIGDDVSLFLHHFLEEYKDIDTDFVIASTPSYQGSHIDGFHEAVSAVVKKFALPGPSQDHINLFTNFVSTEDIRLIKEITADFGLDSILLPDYSESLDNPVWDTYHRIPEGGTSIADVERSGSAKASIEFGTILNQGNLAGRVKNKKLSRTGGKYLQNEMDVPSIEMPMPIGITQTDTFFETLKELSGNEIPEKYTKQRGRLIDSYVDAHKYTFGKRAVVYGEEDFVVAMAAFLDEIGIELALVASGGESGMLEEEVKKYCPENKDKVVVKEGFDFESIKEWSLENKPDILIGHSKGYYIARELGIPIIRVGFPVHDRIGGQRIKHLGYSGTQELFDKVVNALIEYKQTTSPVGYKYM is encoded by the coding sequence ATGAAAAATACAAATGGAAATACGGTTCTTAATTCCCTCTCCTTTGGAGAGGGTCAGGGAGAGGCTGTTCTTAGTTCCCCTCCTTCGGAGGGGTTAGGGGAGGCTTCCAACTCCTCCCCCTCGGGGAGGCCGGGAGGGGCGTACAAGGCAACACAAAATGCCTGTAAATTGTGTTCTCCGCTTGGAGCAAGTGTTGCGTATAAAGGTTTCGAAGGTTGTGTTCCGTTAATTCACGGTTCGCAGGGCTGCGCAACTTATATTCGCCGATACCTGATCTCTCATTACAAAGAACCCATTGATATTGCCTCGTCGAATTTTACACAGGATTCCACCATTTTTGGCGGCGACGAAAATTTTAAAGCGGCAGTATTAAATATTATAAATTCATACAAACCTCAAATTGTGGGAATCGCATCAACTTGCCTGAGCGAAACAATTGGCGACGATGTAAGTCTTTTTCTGCATCATTTTTTAGAGGAATACAAAGATATTGACACCGACTTTGTAATTGCATCAACTCCCAGTTACCAGGGATCGCACATCGACGGATTTCACGAAGCGGTTTCGGCAGTTGTAAAGAAATTTGCCTTACCAGGACCCAGCCAGGATCATATAAACCTGTTCACGAATTTTGTTTCAACCGAAGATATTCGACTGATTAAAGAAATTACAGCCGATTTTGGATTGGATTCAATCCTGCTTCCCGATTATTCCGAAAGTCTGGATAACCCGGTTTGGGACACGTATCACCGAATTCCTGAAGGTGGAACTTCAATTGCAGATGTAGAACGAAGTGGATCGGCGAAAGCATCCATCGAATTTGGAACCATCCTGAATCAAGGGAATTTAGCCGGACGAGTAAAGAATAAAAAACTGTCGCGCACCGGCGGTAAATATCTGCAAAACGAAATGGATGTTCCGTCGATTGAAATGCCAATGCCAATTGGAATAACACAAACCGATACGTTTTTTGAAACCTTAAAAGAACTTTCGGGAAATGAAATCCCGGAAAAATATACAAAACAACGGGGACGCTTAATCGACTCTTATGTTGATGCACATAAATACACTTTTGGAAAAAGAGCAGTTGTTTACGGCGAAGAAGATTTTGTTGTAGCAATGGCAGCATTTCTTGATGAAATTGGAATTGAGCTTGCTTTGGTTGCTTCGGGCGGCGAAAGCGGAATGTTGGAGGAAGAGGTTAAAAAATACTGTCCCGAGAATAAAGATAAAGTAGTGGTAAAAGAAGGATTCGACTTTGAAAGTATCAAAGAATGGAGCCTGGAAAATAAACCTGACATTTTAATCGGGCACAGCAAAGGCTACTACATTGCCCGCGAGTTGGGCATTCCAATTATTCGGGTAGGATTTCCGGTTCACGACAGAATAGGTGGACAGCGCATTAAACACCTTGGTTACTCCGGAACACAGGAATTATTTGATAAGGTGGTAAATGCACTCATTGAATACAAGCAAACAACATCGCCGGTAGGCTATAAATACATGTAG